One Pyrus communis chromosome 13, drPyrComm1.1, whole genome shotgun sequence genomic window carries:
- the LOC137712272 gene encoding putative RING-H2 finger protein ATL21B — MNPYTMPTWLRLSPNNFQYYQMAALQLFSLFLLFLIFFFHPTRGYSICPASNCPGGPPVRFPFWLRNLQSPRCGYNNPGFDLSCSNQTPIMTTLTLPASSDNFIVQGIDYEFQTLYINDPNHCLPKRLLDNTFNLHGTPFHVDRVQNLTFLNCSSLAGASHAMSIPVATIISHAMSIPVATIISCLSTENHTVLAVPSGEYENWLQSMSSSSASLSPSPSPSPSPSPSEVLCPVISSVMVPTTAADEMPDLFGHVGHGVVLTWSTPDRRDCEACGGDCGFNRDADRIVCSNIPKAKSEGL, encoded by the exons ATGAACCCCTACACAATGCCTACCTGGCTAAGGCTTTCACCAAACAACTTCCAGTACTATCAAATGGCTGCCTTACAACTCTTCTCATTATTCTTACTTTTCTTGATCTTCTTCTTCCATCCAACAAGGGGTTATTCCATCTGCCCTGCATCAAATTGCCCCGGCGGACCTCCGGTTCGATTCCCTTTCTGGCTTCGAAACCTCCAATCCCCACGCTGTGGGTACAACAATCCAGGGTTTGACCTCTCATGCAGCAACCAAACCCCAATCATGACCACACTCACCCTCCCAGCATCTTCCGACAACTTCATAGTCCAAGGCATCGACTACGAGTTCCAAACGCTTTACATTAACGACCCCAACCACTGCCTCCCCAAACGGTTGCTAGACAACACCTTCAACCTCCACGGCACGCCGTTCCACGTCGACAGAGTCCAGAACCTCACCTTCCTCAACTGCTCCTCTCTGGCAGGAGCAAGCCACGCGATGTCGATACCCGTAGCCACGATTATTTCCCACGCGATGTCGATACCCGTAGCCACGATTATTTCCTGTCTCAGCACTGAGAATCACACGGTGTTAGCTGTTCCGTCGGGGGAGTACGAAAATTGGCTTCAGTCAATGTCGTCTTCGTCAGCTTCGCTGTCACCGTCACCGTCACCGTCACCGTCACCGTCACCGTCAGAGGTTTTGTGTCCGGTGATTTCTAGTGTTATGGTTCCGACTACAGCTGCTGATGAGATGCCGGATTTGTTTGGGCATGTTGGGCATGGTGTTGTGTTGACTTGGTCAACGCCTGACCGTCGTGATTGTGAAGCCTGTGGTGGAGATTGTGGGTTTAACAGAGATGCTGATCGGATTGTGTGCTCGAATATTCCTAAGGCTAAGAGTGAAG GCCTTTGA
- the LOC137712273 gene encoding uncharacterized mitochondrial protein AtMg00810-like, with the protein MTSELTNLELSTPYQGIDIITTASGAGSSSQLINQVITALTVEFEMKDLDLLHYFLGLQISYTLEGLFVSQTKYINELVDKVDLQDSKPCATPCLPYHRLLKDDGKPYHSPEQYRSVVGALQYLTFTRPDIAFSVNQVCQFMHNPMISHVIAVKRIIRYLKGTSTYVIHFKPGPMHPLSYSDANWAGDPNDRRSTSGFVVFLGSNLISWASKKQHIIS; encoded by the exons ATGACATCTGAATTGACGAATTTGGAACTATCTACTCCTTATCAAGGAATTGATATAATTACCACTGCAAGTGGTGCAG GTAGCAGCTCTCAATTGATCAACCAAGTTATCACAGCTCTCACTGTAGAATtcgaaatgaaggatttggatcTATTGCACTACTTCCTGGGATTGCAGATTAGTTACACCTTAGAAGGATTGTTTGTGTCACAAACAAAGTATATTAATGAGTTGGTTGATAAAGTTGACTTACAGGACTCTAAACCGTGTGCTACACCATGTCTACCATATCACAGGCTACTCAAGGATGATGGGAAGCCTTATCACAGTCCTGAACAATATAGGAGTGTTGTTGGAGCTCTTCAGTACCTTACTTTTACGAGACCCGACATAGCATTTTCAGTCAATCAAGTTTGTCAATTCATGCACAATCCCATGATTTCTCATGTTATTGCAGTTAAGAGAATCATTCGATATCTCAAAGGGACATCTACCTATGTCATTCATTTTAAACCAGGACCAATGCATCCGCTATCTTATAGTGATGCAAATTGGGCAGGAGATCCAAATGATCGAAGATCAACTTCAGGATTTGTTGTATTTCTTGGTTCAAACCTTATCTCATGGGCATCAAAGAAGCAACACATAATATCCTGA